In Canis aureus isolate CA01 chromosome 25, VMU_Caureus_v.1.0, whole genome shotgun sequence, the genomic window TCTCTGGAGTGTACATGGAAGTGACATGTGCCTCTTCCAGGCCTGGACCTTAAAACATTGTCTGTGTGTTTCTCCAGACCAACTCCCCTtcctgcaatttatttatttatgcacttttaaaagattttatttatttattggagagagcaagcgagcatgaGCAGAGcagggaacagaaggagagggagaagcagactctccagtgagcagcgggagcccaacttggggccggatcccaggaacccaagatcatgaccttagctgaaggcagatgcctaaccgactgagtcacccacatGTTCCCCCAACCCCCTTTTCTGCAAAATCTAGCTTGGAGGACAACACCCTAGGGCAgtgcttctctgtgtgttttttaaagcataagaatcacctggagagctcaTTAAAACAGATTAAAACAAGGATTCAGTAGGTCTGCCAgtgggcccaagaatttgcatttctaacaagcttcccattgatgctggtgctgctgatctgtggaccacactttttttttttttttttaaagatttcattcatttattcatgatagtcacacacacacacacacacacagagaggcagagacacaggcagagggagaagcaggctccatgcagggagcccgacgtgggattcgatcctgggtctccaggatcgcgccctgggccaaaggcaggcaccaaaccgctgcgccacccagggatccctgtggaccacactttgagtagcactgCTTTTAGAGGATGGTGGAGAtgcaaaatggaaagaatctgAGTTTCTGAATGTCTGCGTGGGACAGAGGAGCCTGTCCACCCATCTCGGACTGCTTTGCGAGAACACTATATTTTGGGGACTCTGTTATGGCAGCTGAGTCATTACCCTAACTGACTATCCTCCTGATATTCTGCTGGTCCTTCTCTACATCTAAACCAAATCtctctcataatttttttcctgtttcatctTGAACTCTCCTTCCTGGTGATGGAGAATAATATTAGCCATCTTTACTAAATGAATTTCATAAGAGCTCGCATCTAGGATTCTGTATCAACCTCCAGCAGGGCCCAGGAAAGGATTGTCCTTAACCATCTTTCCCGAAGAGATAGAAGGAACTCCAGTGATGGGCTTGGAGAGAAGAGGACCTCCAGGTGTCTACATCTGGTAGCAAGCCTCTGTCGTAACCCAGCCCTTAAGCATCATACTGGAGACAGCTGAACTTGAGTAACTTTTATTTTGGAGGCAGGGGAAATTCAGAGCTTCCCAGAACGTTGAGGAATGAGCCTGCCTTCTGGGCCACGTTCTCCAGGAGCCGTATCCGATGACCATCTCACAGGTTACAGCTGGCCAGGTATTTGGACAAATCTTTGCCTTTGCAGTGTTTAACCCAGGCCACCCTAAGAATAGAGAAATAGGGCATAGATCAGAGGCAGGGCCAGGAGTCTAGAGGGGCTCAGCTGAGGTAGGGTCTTCAGGCTGGAGTCAGTTTATGCTGTGGGAGAGTCTCAGACGGGGAGGGTTTGCCGGCGTGAGAAGGCTTGAGTCGGTGTTGCAGGGAGGCCTCGGGTGAGCGTGGCACAGTATTGCTCTGCCTCACTTCCGTCAGGAGAACGGTCTCAGCTCCCTACAAAGCCCAGGGAGAGGCCTACAGCAGAGATGCTGCGATTCTATGAGCGTCCCTCATACTGTCTGGGTCTGGGCCCATGCCTGTCAGAGTGGCTGCTCTCTGCCCCTCATGTTCTGCTTACCAGGCAGACATCCCATTAGGATCTTTCACAACCCTCTTGGCACAGGTGATATCATCATCGATGTTGTCATCCAGGAACTCTGAAAGGAAAAGTGGTTGaatggagaggggaaaaaaaatcctctttttctgtttcattaatcaATACTTTTTTGATGGGGGAAGTTCCAGAGGAAATTGAGCCTGGGTCAGAGACCCTCTATCTCTGGAGCCCTTTTGTGGATTTGCCTTCCATTTGCCTGGGTTTTCTTGCCTTGCTTTGAATCTGCCTCTGAGCGTCGTTCCCTCCGGAGGGCAGCCAGGACCTGATGGACCAGGGAGAGCCTTTGTGTTCAGGAAACTGCTTAGTGTGTCCAGAGTTCTGTGTGGGGGTATGTGGATTGGTGATGCAGCCATGCGTGTGCCAGGAATGGGATAAAACGGCTTGAGGGATGGGAACCCATGAAGGTGAGGCTTAGTCAGAGGTCAGTgtatcttccttcttccttttaggCAGGAGGAATTCTGTGGAATCCTCTTTTAGTGTGAGGACTCTCTGGggcccctttattccctgtcctGGGCTTCTCCAGCACAGGCGAGGGGCAGGTGTTAGGGAGTAGGGTGTTCAATCTTGCACCTGTTTTACCTGCCCCACTTCACCCAGCCCTTGGAGGGGATCGAGTCCTTACTGCTGCACATTATGTTGCAGGCATTTGCCGAGGAGTGGGAGTTGCTTTTGCACCACCACTTGCTGTTCAGCTGGAAGATTCCATAGTCACTACTGCCATTGGAATTTCTCCCATTAAAGGCCTGGGTGTTGAAGTTACTCTCATACTCAGCCATGCAGACCCCTGTGTCGAGGGAGCAAAAGTGTGAGTAGAAAAGGGGGATTGTTTCATGATGAGCACACCTCATGCTATACTAGAATGGCCAGAAAGTCCCTTGAGACTGAAATGAAAAGACTATAAAATCCTCAGTGTTAGATTTATGTTTATCATTCATTGTATATTCCTAGTCCCAAGGAATAATTAGCCCATGGGAAGAATGTAATAacaatttgtttaataaatgcaTTTGTAATGCCCAATAATCAAGCAAGCACTATCTCCCAGTCTATCTTTCCAGCCTCATCTCCCAGCCAAATAGCCGACTCTTGCCTTGGATACTCACATTGCCTTTTATCCCAAAGTATATGGAAGAGAAGAGATGGAGAAGTAATGGAGGAGGATCCTAGAAAGGAAGCCCCAAAAGCTGTCCTTGGGGAGTGATAGGAAAGAGTATGTTtgacatgaagaaaaatgaagatatttaagGGAAATTGGAATAGCTTCATGTGTTCTTACTGATGAGATGAGTGACCTTGTCTCTGCCTCACCTTCTGTTCTCACAGTCCTTATCCTACTCCCTTGTGACTTGGATAGAACAGACTTTGGACAAACACAGCAGATGTAGGTTTTTTTTTGATGGACAGAAGGGCAGGGAAGACGGTGGGAATCAGTGCCAACCATGCTGCAGGGACCAGTATCCAAAAGGATGCAGGTGAAAGCAAAGGTCATGGGAGAAAAACGAAGAGGTTAGGTGAGTCTCTGGGTATTTTTGAGGAAGTATTCTAGGCCACTGGGAGGGACGGTGATTTTGGggaacagaagaagaaattttaCTTGGATAAGATAATCCCtggtggaaaagagaaaggagatccTGATAGGAATATAAGCAGTGGAGGCAGAGACAAGAAGAGCTGTCAGGGAGTGGAAGAGAGCCCTGATAAATGTGTAAATCAGGAAGTGAAAAGGGAGAAATTGGCTGGGGAAGAAGGTCTTTTTgggcagagacagaaagaagttCATACTCACAGTTTGCCAGGCTGTAGCCATGGAAGCCATCCATTCCCATGCTCTTCAGCTTGCGGGCCAGCTCACACTTGGAGAAGATTTTGGCCTCATCTGCTACAAAGAAGTAGCTGAGGATGGTGATGACCAGAATAGACCTCATTTCTGTAGCTGGTGAAACACAAGTCTGCTATGTCCAGGATGTTGTTGTCTCTTATAACCCTCTGGGCACAAAGATATCTCTGATTGGGTAATAGTGCTGGCATCTATGCCAGGAAGGACACGGCTGTCCAAAGATAGTTCCCCCAAACTGGTCCAGCCAGTATAAACTTCAGGGAAGGGGATGTAACCAAGAATAATACCAGGAATAAAGTCTCATTTTGGTGGGGGTGGGTCCTGGATTTGGGCAAATGTGTggaggagggaaatggggagagaaGGGAATTGGTAAGAAAAAGAAGTATCATTTTCAACCCTTGTGCTTTTGTTGGAATATCTCCAGAGGGGATTTCCCTGTGTGTTTTGCTGAACTTTGGCTCATAATCTGTGCTTGGCAGAAGGTATTTTCCTACTCAGTCTAGTAGGAGACCCATGATGAGCATCACTGAGTTTGGAGAAATTGAGGATCTTCTTGCATCTGCAATCAGTAAACCATTGATTGAATAGGAGACCACTAGAGTCTAAGTTCATAATATCTCTGTGTCTGCATGAAGTCATCATATTAAAAACCACAACTATATTGAATTCTCTCTAATATCTGTGTGATCAATGATCATCAAACATCCtatattagggttctccagagaaacagaactaatagagggtgtgtgtgtgtgtgtgtgtttgtgtgtgtgtgtgtgtatagttagTTAGACAAAGTTGATAATTATTAGAGCACaaggtcttatttttaatttggtggATAGACATTATGGAAGAAGAGTTATCACTAGaccaatactttcttttttattttttttaaagattttatttatttattcatgagagacacagagaaagaggcagagacataggcagagggaaaagcaggcctcccatggggagcccaatgcagaactcgatcccaagacccgggGATCAaaacatgagctgaaggcagacgctcaaccactgagccacccaggcatccctagatcaATACTTTCTAAGAAGACACACAAGAGTAATAATAGTGGTAGTGCTGGAAGGCGGCTTCTGTAGGTCTTCTTGAAGTAACTGGCAAGACTTTGCTGTTAAAGGGCACTGTATGATGTTGACTTGGAAACATACAGGAATGGATACTAGGCATAACTCTTTATAATATTCACTCAGGGTAGCTAATTGGTCTGGCTATCCATCTGCTTATGCTTTCATTGATTAGATTAATTCCATGTCTATGTCCAGAGACATTCAGGAGCTTAAGGAGGTTGATCTTTACTCTAAAGGCACCTATGAAAATATGCATTTGGGTTAGGTTTTTTTTCTCCAGGCAAGTGGAAGGAAAGACAATAAGGAAAGATTATGAAAGATATTGGCAAAGGTGGTGTAGATTTTGGACCATGGAGTCTTATCTggatgaggaaggaaggggagagagaaggagattaTTACATAGAGGAACAGTAGAAGTCTATCAGTGGACTGGATGTTTCAATGGAATCCAAACAGGAGTAGTGGGAATGAGTGAACAAGTGACCGGAAAGAATAAGAGGTTGGTGAGAAAAGTGCATACCTGAGTTTATGGTATTGGTGGTGAAGCAGTACTGAGTGATGGTGGCAAGATTCAGGATGGGACCAGGaggatgcgtgactgaagtggaTCAAAGGAGATGCTTCTTGGGTTGGAGAGGCTAGGTGTTGGACAGGACATTCATATGGATGTTTGAATCACAGAGTAGGAGGATTTTGAGATGGAGGGAAATTCTGTGAAAGGTCAGTGTTCTCAAGGAATGGGGGAGAAAAACCAAAGGGAGGTGATAGGTGTAGGGCCAGAATACATAAACCTCAAAGAAATAGGAGACTTTAAAGCAGATGGGGTTGGTGATGATCTCAAAGTGTCCGGAGTGAGATTGATTACTTCTAGATTCAGCTATACCCAGgttggggaaaataaatagtCTCTAATTGAGGAGGTGATTATTACAGACGTAGTGAGGATTCTGAATTTGtgtgtattctttctttctttctttcttttttaagattttatttatttattcatgagagacacacagagagaggcagagacaggggcagagggagaagcaggctccctccagggagcttgatgcgggatttgattccagaaccctgggaacacactgtgagctgaaggcagatgctcaaccactgagccaccctggcatccttGTGTGTGTTATTTCTATTTGGTCTTCATTTATGTAGGTTTTCATGTCTTCATTACACATGTATGCACCTACAAACAATATATGCATTGTTTTGTGtggttttaaatttcaaacaaatgGCGTAATACTGTGCGTATTTTTCTGgactttgcatttaaaaattttttttttaaatttaaattcagttagtcaACATAAAGTACattcttagtttcagatgtagtgtgcaatgattcatcagttgcatctaacacccagtgctcttcacatcacatgccctccttaatgctcaccACCAaattaccccaccccccacccacctttcctccagcaactttcattttgtttcctagagttgagtctctcatggtttttctccctttctgatggcACCTTGCATTTTTCATTCAACTTGTTTTCGAGGTTTATTCATGCTGTTACTTGCTGTCATATTAACTACTCTACAGTATTTCATTGTATTGCCACTATTTTGTAGTCATTCTACTGATGAATATTTAGACTGTTTCCAATTTTTGTTATTCAGAAAATGCTGAACATAATTGTATGTACCTTCTTCTTTACCCATAATATTCTGCAGTTTCACTTTGGTGTGTCTAAGTGcggatttgtattttattttgtttcgtatttaaaatatattcttaaaaaaaacttatttattttttattttaaaaactttttatttattcagagagagagagagagagagagagagagaaagaggcagagtcacaggcagagggagaagaaggctccatgcaggaagcctgaagtgggactagaacccaggcctttcaggatcacaccccgggctgcaggcggcgctaaaccgctgcaccaccggggctgccccatattttaaatatattctaatgAGAATTTATATCTCTTTTTAAGTCTGGGAAATTTTCAGTATCTGTTCAAGTtactcttctttctgtttctcctttctgtttttcctggAACCCTGTATCAGCAAATGTTGGAGCTTCTCCGTTTAAACTCTAGACCTTTGTACTATATTTGGTATTTtatctctttgcctctctgtacTATACTCTGGGTGAAGTATTTAACATTATCTTGTAATTCGCTAATTCTGTCTTCAACTCTCTTAAGTCTAGAGTTTATTCCACCTATTGAGTCTTGAAATATttcaatgaaatatatattttttatttctaattttcaaatttgttctTGTGCATATCTAtctgtgcttgtttttttttttaaaccatccaAGACCTAAtggccactttattttttttaaagattttatttatgagagacacagagaggaagagagaggcagagacacaggcagaggaagaagcagactcctgatgtgggaggagggagcctgatgtgggactcaaccccgggtctccaggatcacaccctgggctgaaggcaggtgctcaactgctgagccacccagggatccctctgtgcttgtttttaaaaaatattttatttatttgcgaaagagagagagagaatatgagcaaaaGTGGCAGGCgctaggggaggagcagagggataaacagacttcccactgagcagggagcccgatgtgaggctccatctgaggaccccgagatcatgacctgaataaAAGGCAGTTACTtgactgattgaaccacccaggtgcccctatctgtacttattattattattattattttttatttatgatagtcacacagagagagagagagaggcagagacataggcagatggagaagcaggctccatgcaccgggagcccgacgtgggatttgatcccaggtctctaggattgtgccctggaccaaaggcaggcgccaaaccactgcgccacccagggatcccctctgtacTTGTTTTAATTCTGTCTAGATGTTTCATGATTTTCTCTCTAgtactatatgtaaattattcaTATACTATCTTTTTAAGGATCCAAATGCTTTAAGGCATttccagacttttattttttaatttttcaattttttttcatttccagacttttaatgtgttatttaaaacttgaagtatagctgacacacactgttacattagtttcagatgtacaactaGTGATTCCACAAGTTCATACATTAAGCCATGCTCACCACaaatatagctaccatctgtcaccatgcaacactGTTAGAATACCTgcattcactcatatgtggaatttacaaAACAAAGCAGATGGATATAGGGGgaacaaaaagagaggcagattAGAaaaaggactcttttttttttttttttttaaagattttatttatttcagagagagagagcgcgcgcgcgagcaagcacaagcaggaggtggggcagaaggagagggagtagcGGGCTcccctggagcagggagcccagggagcccagggagctgCAGGTAGGCCTTGATCctgaaccttgggatcatgatctgagctgaaggcagacacttacctgactgagccactcaggtgtctccaGAAAACAGACTAAACTGTAGAAAATAAacggagggttgctggaggggagatgagtggggggtgggtgggtgttggGTTCAatggatgatggggattaaggagagcccttgtgatgagcaccagttgttgtatgtaagtgacaaatcactaaattctagtcctgaaatcaatattacattgtatgttaactaactggaatttaaataaaaacttggagaaaacacaagaacaaaagcaacaacaaaaaccccacacccttgactatattccctatgctgtgatTTTTATCCCCATGACATATTCATTCCGAACTGGAAACCTgtgtcttcccctccccttcatcCACTTTGCCCATCAACCTACTCCTCTCCGGTCACCATcggtttgttttctgtatttatgggtctgtttctactCTTTTTGTtcccttatttgttttgtttttttagattccacatataagtgaaatcatatggtgtttgtctttctctcagaCTCTTAATGTTTTAGTATTCTCTAGCGTAAATTTATCTCCCAATTGTTGATTTTTTGGCTATCTTTTGTAGAGTTAGGTGTTTTCCAAGTGTTTTATAATGTTGGACCTCTGACTCATCTTGAGTGGGAGACCACACGTATGCACTCTCCATGGCTGGTCATGAAGCTCTGTGCTCTCTTGCCTCCTTAGATGTGCTCTGGATAAGCTTTGGCCTCAGACAGTAGCAGGCAGCaggtttttctcatttctctttaatGAAAAGAGATCCTGTTCCCAGCTCCTCCTTTCTAGAATGACTTTGGCTCTAGTTCCTGCTGTAGGTGGAGAACTTGGAGCCTCCTTTAACCTGCAGGAGCTGAACTCAGAGCTGCCTCTTCTTCCTTAAACCTGGAATCTGGCAGGACTTTAGCTTCAGCCCTACTCAcagcttttattattagtttcCTTACATTTGTGGCCCATGgggatatttattttgtttttgagctATTATATgcctttcacatttttcttttctttctttcttttttttttttaagattttatttattcatgagagacagagagagagagagagagaggcagagacacaggcaggcagagggagaagcaggttccatgcagggagcccgatgtgggactcgatcccgggtctccaggatcacgccctgggctgaaggcaggctccaaaccactgagccacccagggatccccctttcacATTTTTTCAATTACTGCTGTGTGCTTGCTGTAGGTAGGGTATCTCAAAGCATGGACTTACCATGCCATATTGAACTGAAGTCCCATTAATaactgaaacattttttaaaaagattttatttgagaga contains:
- the LOC144297564 gene encoding lysozyme C, milk isozyme; this translates as MRSILVITILSYFFVADEAKIFSKCELARKLKSMGMDGFHGYSLANWVCMAEYESNFNTQAFNGRNSNGSSDYGIFQLNSKWWCKSNSHSSANACNIMCSKFLDDNIDDDITCAKRVVKDPNGMSAWVAWVKHCKGKDLSKYLASCNL